Proteins encoded together in one Citromicrobium bathyomarinum window:
- a CDS encoding NAD(P)-dependent oxidoreductase, which translates to MAGLIASLPLFHQVAGSRIVVVGSGPMAEAKRRLVERAGAVAVGEAEAHHASLAFVALEDAGEAAAVRQRLKAKGLLVNVADKPDLCDFTTPSILDRDPLLIAIGTGGASAGLAKHIRLRLEAILPQRLGELARALASGRDTLRAKLPDGDARRRAVDAALRPGGTLDPLDEGSADRVGHWLADPAADAPARLERIALASDDPEDLTLRQARWLGEADAIYHDADVPPAILARARADAARHPLDTAPDSPVEGFAVILTRD; encoded by the coding sequence ATGGCTGGACTGATCGCTTCGCTGCCGCTGTTCCACCAGGTTGCGGGCAGCCGCATCGTGGTGGTCGGCAGCGGACCGATGGCCGAGGCGAAGCGCCGACTGGTCGAACGCGCGGGCGCGGTCGCCGTGGGCGAGGCGGAGGCGCATCATGCCTCGCTGGCGTTCGTCGCGCTGGAGGATGCGGGAGAGGCTGCAGCGGTGCGCCAGCGGCTCAAGGCGAAGGGCCTGCTGGTCAATGTCGCGGACAAGCCGGACCTGTGCGATTTCACCACCCCGAGCATTCTCGACCGCGATCCGCTGCTGATCGCGATCGGCACGGGCGGGGCCTCCGCCGGTCTCGCCAAGCATATCCGCCTGCGGCTCGAAGCGATCCTGCCACAGCGGCTTGGCGAACTCGCGCGGGCGCTGGCAAGCGGGCGCGATACTCTGCGCGCGAAGCTGCCCGATGGCGACGCGCGCCGCCGCGCGGTGGATGCAGCTCTGCGCCCCGGTGGCACGCTCGACCCGCTGGACGAAGGGTCTGCCGACAGGGTCGGACACTGGCTGGCCGATCCCGCCGCCGATGCGCCTGCGCGGTTGGAGAGGATCGCGCTTGCCAGCGATGATCCCGAAGACCTCACCCTGCGGCAGGCGCGCTGGCTGGGCGAGGCGGATGCGATCTACCACGACGCGGATGTGCCGCCCGCGATCCTCGCCCGCGCCCGCGCCGACGCCGCGCGCCATCCGCTGGATACCGCCCCCGATAGTCCTGTGGAGGGCTTTGCGGTGATTCTCACCCGAGACTAG
- a CDS encoding winged helix DNA-binding protein, translating to MLHTESRAAGSNTDLSYALAGDAPADGPAYAPRDGGGLPVAISLFADRPHVREAMRADAQLAGFRVAQAEGLIALDDEKTRALGDLVAVDASGADAATLAMLARLDARIARSGGQLIVATTIGALEPVMVAMGESDPVLLVEPGRGERLVAFGEALVRLAGARVRDLSAEDRVAVMRLVERVSLLAEKLDGLMASDDVPRDGSAAFAFGTGQEATGNLREHRQRGREADALSPVPGLPDPRRIRALIRKRQARTRFFEAELFADPAWDILLDLTAARAEGRRVSVTSLCIASGVPPTTALRWIAQMTRQGLLRREEDLVDRRRAFIALSDSAVEAMARYFDATGACDCAGI from the coding sequence ATGCTCCACACCGAGTCGCGCGCCGCCGGAAGCAATACCGATCTCAGCTACGCGCTGGCGGGCGATGCGCCCGCGGACGGGCCTGCGTACGCGCCAAGGGATGGTGGCGGACTCCCGGTCGCGATCTCGCTGTTCGCCGACCGGCCGCATGTGCGCGAGGCGATGCGCGCCGATGCGCAGCTTGCCGGATTCCGCGTGGCGCAGGCCGAAGGGCTGATCGCGCTGGATGATGAAAAGACGCGCGCGCTGGGCGATTTGGTCGCGGTCGATGCCTCCGGCGCGGATGCGGCGACGCTCGCCATGCTTGCGCGCCTGGATGCGCGGATTGCGCGCTCGGGCGGGCAGCTGATCGTCGCCACCACGATCGGCGCGCTCGAACCGGTGATGGTGGCGATGGGCGAAAGCGATCCGGTGCTGCTGGTCGAGCCGGGGCGGGGGGAGCGGCTGGTCGCCTTCGGCGAGGCGCTGGTGCGGTTGGCCGGGGCGCGGGTGCGCGACCTTTCTGCCGAAGACCGGGTGGCGGTGATGCGGCTGGTCGAGCGGGTGAGCCTGCTGGCGGAGAAGCTCGACGGGCTGATGGCAAGCGACGACGTACCGCGCGACGGCAGCGCCGCCTTCGCCTTCGGCACGGGGCAGGAGGCAACCGGGAACCTGCGCGAGCATCGCCAGCGCGGGCGGGAGGCCGATGCGCTCTCGCCGGTGCCCGGCCTGCCCGATCCGCGCCGAATCCGCGCACTGATCCGCAAGCGGCAGGCGCGCACGCGGTTCTTCGAGGCGGAGCTGTTCGCGGACCCGGCGTGGGACATCCTGCTCGATCTGACGGCCGCACGGGCGGAGGGGCGGCGCGTCTCGGTCACCTCGCTGTGCATCGCCAGCGGTGTTCCGCCGACCACCGCGCTGCGCTGGATCGCCCAGATGACGCGCCAGGGCCTGCTTCGCCGCGAGGAAGATCTGGTCGACCGGCGGCGCGCGTTCATCGCGCTCAGCGACAGCGCGGTGGAGGCGATGGCCCGCTATTTCGACGCCACCGGTGCGTGCGACTGCGCCGGAATCTAG